A window of Neisseria canis contains these coding sequences:
- a CDS encoding Na/Pi cotransporter family protein: protein MGKNPLKIISIIAVAIVLAISFWYSPAWLKLCYGLALFLFGMQSIEEGLHNAAGGMLERLMAKSTATPLRSMLFGMGATFVLQSSTLVSLLTMAFLSAGLITLAGGIAVILGTNLGATSGIWLLALAGQSISLSPAAVPMLVFGILAGFFKGKMKGFGRVLVGISLIFLGIDAIKDGFQSVGSTFDFASVQVQGAAEVAIFSFIGLLLTIVLQSTHATLILTLAALAGGQISLAQAFAIAIGSNVGTSVSTAFVGMLGSDRGGQRLAMAHLLFNVVTAFLSLLLWIPITSAVQAAGNWLGMSNLLQLAFFHTIFNVLGLIVFWKFQNQLADELLRRLPDSAQAGLQEPKRENKRHALYLNENMLRSGDTALRAVCKEIEHLNTLSLEVICQALFISEQELYENVSSNELGLPEKVQKVDVQTLYQDRIKPLYGELVEFTSKTDIDERDDRQILLMNAHMVAMQMVEIVKGSKHIQKNMQHYLQQPQSPVYQEYLDLRAHLFDTLKYFYQTSLLEANSPERTDNIALLAQHVEMLDTAFRTSVLEKLRAGEIDSWQTTSLMNDINYAKRIGLGLLDILREETDLMNHPADKEPKAA, encoded by the coding sequence GTGGGCAAAAATCCTTTAAAAATAATAAGTATCATCGCAGTAGCGATAGTATTGGCCATCAGCTTCTGGTACAGCCCGGCGTGGTTGAAGCTCTGTTACGGATTGGCTTTGTTTTTATTCGGTATGCAAAGTATCGAAGAAGGTTTGCATAACGCGGCAGGGGGTATGTTGGAGCGGCTGATGGCTAAAAGCACGGCTACGCCTTTGAGAAGTATGCTGTTCGGCATGGGTGCAACATTCGTTTTGCAATCAAGCACATTGGTTTCTTTGCTTACTATGGCGTTTCTTAGTGCGGGTTTGATTACTTTAGCCGGAGGCATCGCCGTTATTTTAGGAACGAATCTGGGGGCTACCAGCGGTATTTGGTTGTTGGCTTTGGCTGGACAAAGCATCAGCTTAAGTCCTGCTGCCGTGCCTATGTTGGTATTCGGCATTTTAGCCGGATTTTTTAAAGGCAAAATGAAGGGGTTTGGCAGAGTTTTGGTCGGCATTTCGCTTATATTTTTAGGCATTGATGCGATTAAAGACGGTTTTCAGAGTGTAGGCAGCACGTTTGATTTTGCTTCGGTTCAAGTTCAAGGGGCTGCCGAAGTGGCTATTTTCAGCTTCATCGGTTTGTTGCTGACTATTGTGTTGCAATCCACACATGCAACCTTGATTCTTACACTTGCGGCTTTGGCCGGCGGGCAAATCAGTTTGGCTCAGGCTTTTGCGATTGCGATAGGCTCGAACGTCGGAACGAGTGTTTCTACGGCTTTCGTGGGTATGCTGGGCAGTGATCGCGGCGGCCAACGGCTTGCGATGGCGCATTTGCTGTTTAACGTTGTGACGGCGTTTTTATCTTTATTGCTGTGGATTCCGATTACATCTGCCGTTCAGGCGGCAGGTAATTGGCTAGGTATGAGCAATCTGCTTCAATTGGCATTTTTCCATACGATATTCAATGTGTTGGGTTTGATTGTGTTTTGGAAGTTTCAAAATCAGTTGGCAGACGAGCTGTTGCGCCGTTTGCCCGACAGCGCCCAAGCGGGTTTACAAGAGCCGAAAAGGGAAAACAAACGGCATGCCCTGTATCTGAATGAAAACATGCTGCGTTCGGGAGACACGGCTTTGCGTGCGGTGTGCAAAGAAATCGAGCATTTAAACACCTTGAGTTTGGAAGTGATTTGCCAGGCGCTGTTTATTTCTGAGCAAGAGCTTTACGAGAACGTATCTTCCAATGAATTAGGCCTGCCTGAAAAAGTGCAAAAAGTTGATGTTCAAACACTTTATCAAGACCGCATTAAGCCGCTTTATGGTGAGTTGGTCGAATTTACCAGCAAAACCGATATTGACGAACGTGATGACAGACAAATATTGTTGATGAATGCGCACATGGTTGCCATGCAAATGGTGGAGATTGTGAAAGGCAGCAAACATATTCAAAAAAATATGCAGCATTATTTGCAACAGCCGCAATCTCCTGTTTATCAAGAATATTTAGATTTACGGGCACATTTGTTCGATACTTTGAAGTATTTCTACCAAACATCTTTGCTCGAAGCCAACTCCCCCGAGCGCACCGACAATATTGCGTTATTGGCGCAGCATGTAGAAATGCTGGATACCGCTTTCCGAACCAGCGTGTTGGAAAAGCTGCGTGCAGGGGAAATCGACAGCTGGCAGACCACTTCTTTAATGAACGATATTAATTATGCCAAGCGGATTGGTTTGGGTCTTTTGGATATTTTGCGGGAAGAAACAGATTTGATGAATCATCCTGCCGATAAAGAGCCGAAAGCAGCATAA
- the rfbD gene encoding dTDP-4-dehydrorhamnose reductase, with protein MRILLAGAKGQLGRCFKDRLPEDWELIATDSQTLDITDAASVMNMVKNFQPDAVVNAAAYTAVDKAESERDKAFAINATGTYNLAAAAQAVGAKFVHVSTDYVFPGNAKSPYTETDSPDPVGIYGKSKLAGELLALSANPNSMVIRTAWVFSEYGNNFVKTMLRLAKDRDTLGVVDDQIGNPTYAGDLAQAIIDALKLQNFPIGLYHYCGDKSVSWCDFARATFQTASQSGRDFRVPITNGITTSEYPTPAARPPYSVMNCDKIKSLGLNMSDWQAALNKIVPVLLAEQQAS; from the coding sequence ATGAGAATTCTGCTCGCCGGAGCCAAAGGCCAGCTCGGCCGCTGCTTTAAAGACCGCCTTCCGGAAGACTGGGAACTGATCGCCACCGATTCCCAAACCCTCGACATTACCGATGCCGCAAGCGTGATGAATATGGTAAAGAATTTCCAACCCGATGCCGTAGTCAACGCAGCCGCCTACACCGCCGTGGACAAAGCCGAAAGCGAACGCGACAAAGCCTTCGCCATCAACGCCACCGGCACCTATAACCTGGCCGCCGCCGCACAAGCCGTGGGCGCAAAATTCGTGCACGTATCCACCGATTACGTTTTCCCCGGCAACGCCAAAAGCCCCTATACTGAAACCGACTCGCCCGACCCCGTCGGCATTTACGGCAAATCGAAACTTGCCGGCGAGCTGCTTGCCCTCTCTGCCAACCCCAACAGCATGGTTATCCGCACGGCATGGGTATTTTCCGAATACGGCAACAATTTTGTCAAAACCATGCTGCGCCTTGCCAAAGACCGCGACACCTTAGGCGTGGTCGACGACCAAATCGGCAACCCCACCTACGCCGGCGACTTGGCACAAGCCATCATCGATGCCCTGAAGCTGCAAAACTTCCCCATCGGGCTCTACCACTATTGCGGCGACAAATCCGTGAGCTGGTGCGACTTCGCCCGTGCCACGTTCCAAACCGCTTCACAAAGCGGCCGCGATTTCCGCGTACCCATCACCAACGGCATCACCACCAGCGAATACCCCACACCGGCCGCCCGCCCGCCTTACAGCGTAATGAACTGTGACAAAATCAAATCGCTGGGTTTAAACATGTCCGACTGGCAGGCCGCTTTAAACAAAATCGTGCCCGTGTTGCTGGCTGAACAACAAGCTTCGTAA
- a CDS encoding prolipoprotein diacylglyceryl transferase family protein: MPLILQKILYAAVFCLILPVLLWQWAVYADDFVTLPLPEAQWMGGIIASAGVSLTLWAMLGLWRTGKGLPMNAFPPEEYVFSGAYRVCRHPIYAGAVMLCLGLAWLNGSPAGFWLVTPLFTLMIITYVYGFEREIIEQQFGAKPLLHKTWLSLPPPNLRKPGLSEKIRAALLVFLPWLFGYELFVWAGMPSDVLYSNTVVDDYVPLLPFTVLFYLLSYPLIISVPFIIGSNQRLREWMTDAFWGMLLIFYSYLVIPAAVAYQSLPDSLFNNIIEWGRQHDSPMASFPSFHIFWALIAIHYFNDASKQYRPYLKAAGWLVILSCLTTHNHTLADAVAAVLVYWLARYRKPIYIKMLYVCERIANSWHEWQFGKVRLINHGFYAAIGGFFGFLMMAYLLPNDLWAVYLIGFSGFIGAGLWAQWVEGSAALLRPFGYYGSVIGILAAVFAAGLFGADIWSLLAAAALAACPIQFFGRCRCLVQGCCHGKPTDAAAGLRFTHPKSRVNKLAGLCGENLYPTQLYSMAANFFTFFLLWRLYTLEMPASFLTGIYFILTGIFRFVEESLRGEPQTPYFMGMRVYQWLAIASVLLGIMMTCISSTSLDAGNLSIGLCIQAFLYALLIWFVYGVDFPESNRRFSRLTQD; encoded by the coding sequence ATGCCTCTAATCTTACAGAAAATACTTTACGCCGCCGTGTTTTGTTTAATTTTGCCCGTATTGTTGTGGCAGTGGGCGGTATATGCCGATGATTTTGTGACCCTACCCTTACCTGAAGCACAATGGATGGGCGGCATTATTGCTTCAGCGGGGGTTTCTTTGACGCTATGGGCCATGCTCGGCCTGTGGCGTACAGGAAAAGGCTTGCCGATGAATGCCTTTCCGCCGGAAGAATATGTATTTTCAGGCGCATACCGCGTATGCCGCCATCCGATTTACGCAGGCGCCGTGATGTTGTGCTTGGGTTTGGCCTGGCTGAACGGATCTCCGGCTGGTTTTTGGCTGGTTACGCCTCTGTTCACGCTTATGATCATAACTTATGTGTATGGATTTGAACGTGAAATCATCGAGCAGCAATTCGGCGCAAAACCTTTATTGCACAAAACATGGCTCAGCTTACCTCCACCAAACCTACGAAAGCCAGGCCTGTCTGAAAAAATACGCGCAGCCTTGCTGGTATTCCTGCCGTGGCTGTTCGGGTATGAGCTATTTGTTTGGGCGGGTATGCCTTCGGATGTGTTGTACAGTAACACCGTCGTTGACGATTATGTGCCGCTGCTGCCCTTTACCGTATTGTTTTATTTGCTCTCTTATCCGCTCATAATTTCGGTACCGTTTATTATCGGCAGCAACCAACGCCTACGCGAATGGATGACGGATGCTTTTTGGGGCATGCTCTTGATTTTTTACAGCTATCTGGTTATCCCGGCTGCGGTAGCTTACCAATCGTTACCTGATTCCTTGTTCAACAATATCATCGAATGGGGGCGGCAACATGATTCACCCATGGCTTCGTTCCCGTCTTTCCATATATTTTGGGCACTCATTGCCATACATTATTTTAACGACGCCTCCAAGCAATACCGCCCTTACCTTAAAGCCGCCGGTTGGTTGGTTATTTTAAGCTGTCTCACGACCCATAATCACACGCTCGCAGATGCCGTGGCCGCTGTTTTGGTTTATTGGCTGGCTCGGTATAGAAAACCGATTTATATCAAAATGCTGTATGTGTGCGAACGGATTGCCAACTCATGGCATGAATGGCAGTTTGGCAAAGTGCGCCTGATTAACCACGGGTTTTATGCGGCGATAGGCGGTTTTTTCGGCTTTTTAATGATGGCCTATTTGTTGCCAAACGATTTATGGGCAGTTTATCTGATTGGTTTTTCGGGATTTATCGGAGCAGGATTATGGGCCCAATGGGTAGAAGGATCTGCCGCTTTATTGCGCCCGTTTGGCTACTATGGCAGCGTTATCGGCATTTTGGCTGCGGTGTTCGCAGCAGGGTTGTTCGGAGCAGATATTTGGTCATTATTGGCAGCGGCGGCTCTAGCCGCATGCCCTATTCAGTTTTTCGGCCGCTGCCGCTGCCTAGTTCAAGGCTGTTGCCACGGGAAACCGACTGATGCAGCGGCAGGCTTACGGTTTACCCATCCGAAATCGCGGGTAAACAAACTGGCCGGTTTGTGCGGGGAAAATCTCTATCCGACCCAGCTTTATTCAATGGCTGCCAACTTTTTCACTTTCTTTCTGCTGTGGCGGCTTTATACATTGGAAATGCCCGCATCATTCTTGACCGGTATCTATTTCATTCTCACCGGCATCTTCCGTTTTGTAGAAGAATCGCTCCGTGGAGAGCCGCAAACGCCTTATTTTATGGGTATGCGCGTTTACCAATGGCTGGCCATTGCCTCTGTTTTGCTCGGTATCATGATGACATGTATTTCCTCAACCTCTTTGGATGCAGGCAATTTGAGTATCGGATTATGCATTCAAGCCTTCTTATATGCCTTGTTGATTTGGTTTGTATACGGAGTCGATTTCCCGGAGAGCAACCGCAGATTTTCAAGGCTAACCCAAGACTAA
- the hisD gene encoding histidinol dehydrogenase, whose translation MKFLSTQSPNFQTELKALLAFETAQDPKIDQIVADICADVQKRGDAALIEYTNRFDGMNAQTMADLTLSQADLQAAFERIAPEVQTALKTAAARVESYHQRQKMASWSYTDEDGTLLGQQITPLDRVGIYVPGGKAAYPSSVIMNAMPAHVAGVPEIIMVVPTPQGERNDIVLAAAFVAGVTKVFTVGGAQAVAALAYGTETVPQVDKITGPGNAFVAAAKRRVFGVVGIDMVAGPSEILVIADGTTPADWVAMDLFSQAEHDEIAQAILIATSQQYLDDVQAAMNRLIEDMPRRAIIEASLNNRGAMILAKDLDDACETANYIAPEHLELSVENPQEWAPKIRHAGAIFMGKYTSESLGDYCAGPNHVLPTSRTARFSSPLGTYDFQKRSSLIQVSEQGAQKLGRIADVLAQGEMLTAHAKAAEFRLKK comes from the coding sequence ATGAAGTTTCTCAGCACCCAATCCCCCAACTTCCAAACCGAGCTGAAAGCGTTGCTGGCTTTTGAAACCGCGCAAGACCCGAAAATCGATCAAATTGTTGCCGACATCTGTGCCGACGTACAAAAGCGCGGCGATGCGGCGCTAATCGAATACACCAACCGTTTCGACGGAATGAATGCACAAACTATGGCCGATTTAACGCTGAGCCAAGCCGACTTGCAGGCTGCTTTCGAACGTATTGCCCCCGAAGTTCAGACGGCCTTGAAAACCGCCGCCGCCCGCGTGGAAAGCTACCATCAACGCCAAAAAATGGCATCGTGGAGCTATACCGACGAAGACGGCACGCTGCTCGGCCAGCAGATTACCCCGCTCGACCGTGTGGGCATTTATGTTCCCGGCGGCAAAGCGGCTTATCCCAGCTCGGTGATTATGAACGCCATGCCCGCGCATGTGGCGGGCGTGCCCGAAATCATCATGGTAGTGCCCACGCCCCAAGGCGAGCGCAACGATATTGTGTTGGCGGCGGCATTTGTGGCCGGCGTAACCAAAGTGTTTACCGTCGGCGGTGCGCAGGCGGTGGCGGCTTTGGCTTACGGCACCGAAACCGTGCCGCAGGTCGATAAAATCACCGGCCCCGGCAATGCGTTTGTGGCCGCCGCCAAACGCCGCGTGTTCGGCGTGGTAGGCATTGATATGGTGGCGGGGCCGTCTGAAATTCTGGTGATTGCCGACGGCACCACGCCTGCCGATTGGGTGGCGATGGATTTGTTCAGCCAAGCCGAACACGACGAAATCGCCCAAGCCATTCTGATTGCCACCTCGCAGCAATATTTGGACGACGTTCAAGCGGCCATGAACAGGTTGATCGAAGACATGCCCCGCCGTGCCATTATCGAGGCTTCTTTAAACAACCGCGGCGCGATGATTCTGGCCAAAGACCTCGATGACGCTTGCGAAACCGCCAACTATATTGCGCCGGAACACCTGGAATTGTCGGTAGAAAATCCGCAGGAATGGGCACCAAAAATCCGCCACGCCGGTGCGATTTTCATGGGCAAATACACCAGCGAGAGCTTGGGCGACTATTGCGCCGGCCCCAACCATGTGCTGCCCACCAGCCGCACGGCGCGCTTCTCTTCGCCGCTGGGCACTTACGATTTCCAAAAACGCAGCAGCCTGATTCAGGTTTCCGAACAAGGCGCGCAAAAGCTCGGTCGGATTGCCGATGTGTTGGCACAAGGCGAAATGCTTACCGCCCATGCCAAAGCGGCGGAATTCCGTTTGAAGAAATAG
- a CDS encoding DUF445 domain-containing protein, which translates to MQNVPTLSAEVRTANARARLRKSRMFATGLLVFACVLFVVATLYMGHYPALGYLKAFAEAAMVGALADWFAVTALFRHPLGLPIPHTAILPKNQHRIAEELGRFIEHNFLQDKPIALRVYQAEPSEKLLYWLSKNRKQWLPNLAAQVPALLKTAKPEQVARFGSQMLMQQYSGDKIGKTLADILVSIKRQGLDDVLLCALMKQIRRWLKHPETRAMLEQSLNEWAVKIERDAPSTWDKIKASLKGTLLEKVDGWVSEKALDWADGYLAAALADPQHRLRHSASEQIDRIARALRHSRLWHKRLEATKRELAASPALQEAVTSLWQGLQQWSQSDVKKADSLVQAQMEKLLEHMLRQAAEYPQFMRRMDVRISLMVRDFVHNYKDRAAAFVTEKVKSWDSVQMVEKLELSVGKDLQFIRINGTLVGGLVGLVIYCVSEWVLK; encoded by the coding sequence ATGCAAAACGTGCCGACTTTATCTGCCGAAGTGCGCACAGCCAATGCGCGCGCGCGTTTGCGTAAAAGCCGTATGTTTGCAACGGGTCTGCTGGTGTTCGCGTGTGTGCTGTTTGTGGTTGCCACGCTCTATATGGGGCACTATCCCGCATTGGGCTATTTAAAAGCGTTTGCCGAAGCGGCGATGGTGGGCGCGCTGGCCGACTGGTTTGCGGTAACGGCTTTGTTCCGCCATCCGCTCGGGCTTCCTATTCCGCACACGGCTATTCTGCCGAAAAACCAGCACCGTATTGCGGAAGAGCTGGGGCGGTTTATCGAACACAATTTTTTGCAGGATAAGCCGATTGCTTTAAGGGTTTATCAGGCCGAGCCGAGTGAAAAGCTGCTTTATTGGTTGAGCAAAAACAGAAAGCAATGGCTGCCCAATCTGGCTGCGCAAGTGCCGGCCTTGCTGAAAACGGCCAAGCCGGAGCAGGTCGCGCGCTTCGGCAGCCAGATGCTGATGCAGCAATACAGCGGCGACAAAATCGGCAAAACGCTCGCCGATATATTGGTTTCCATCAAAAGGCAGGGCTTGGACGATGTGTTGCTTTGCGCTTTGATGAAGCAGATCAGGCGCTGGTTGAAGCATCCCGAAACGCGCGCGATGCTGGAGCAGAGTTTGAACGAATGGGCAGTCAAAATCGAACGCGATGCGCCGAGCACATGGGACAAAATCAAAGCTTCGCTCAAAGGCACGCTGCTGGAAAAAGTGGACGGCTGGGTTTCGGAAAAAGCGTTGGACTGGGCAGACGGTTATCTGGCCGCAGCATTGGCCGACCCGCAGCACAGGCTGCGTCATTCCGCTTCGGAACAGATAGACCGGATTGCCCGCGCTCTGAGACATTCACGCCTGTGGCATAAGCGCTTGGAAGCCACAAAACGGGAGCTGGCGGCATCTCCCGCCTTGCAGGAAGCGGTAACAAGCTTGTGGCAGGGTTTGCAGCAATGGTCGCAAAGCGATGTGAAAAAAGCTGATTCGCTGGTGCAGGCGCAAATGGAAAAGCTGCTGGAGCATATGCTGCGGCAGGCGGCTGAATATCCGCAATTTATGCGGCGGATGGATGTGCGCATTTCGCTTATGGTGCGCGACTTTGTGCATAACTATAAAGACCGTGCCGCGGCTTTTGTAACCGAAAAGGTGAAGAGCTGGGACAGCGTGCAAATGGTGGAAAAGCTGGAATTGAGCGTGGGCAAGGATTTGCAGTTTATCCGCATCAACGGCACCTTGGTCGGCGGCCTGGTAGGGCTGGTGATTTATTGTGTGTCGGAATGGGTTTTGAAATAG
- a CDS encoding YnfA family protein: MDNVKMLVLFGITAVMEILGCWLPYVWLRQNGPPWLLLPAAVCLAVFAWLLTLHPEASGRIYAAYGGVYVSVALLWLWLVDGIRPQPSDWLGVILCLSGMLVIMLGSDKA; this comes from the coding sequence ATGGATAACGTGAAAATGCTGGTGCTGTTCGGTATCACGGCGGTCATGGAAATTTTGGGCTGTTGGCTGCCTTATGTGTGGCTGCGGCAGAATGGGCCGCCGTGGCTTTTGCTGCCTGCGGCGGTTTGTTTGGCGGTGTTCGCTTGGTTGTTGACGCTGCACCCTGAGGCAAGCGGGCGGATTTATGCGGCTTACGGAGGTGTGTATGTGAGTGTGGCTTTGCTGTGGCTTTGGCTGGTTGACGGCATCCGTCCGCAGCCCAGCGACTGGTTGGGGGTGATTTTGTGTTTGAGCGGGATGTTGGTGATTATGCTCGGTTCCGACAAAGCTTGA
- a CDS encoding RHS repeat domain-containing protein, which yields MAGNRLTDYNGIRYVYDPLGNLSERHNDATGESQYYRYDADNQLTEARIEQEGRPSEHWHYRYDALGRRVSKQNARNQTETRFLWEGSRLLQEYGDKATYTYVYTEQGSYEPLAQIVQTANRDGSKADRQILYYHNDQIGIPREMTDAEGDIVWRGEYSGWGKLNNAENANLKEGVHQPFRLQNQYADKETGLHYNFFRYYDPHCGRFTQQDPIGLMGGENLYHFAPNAQRWADILGLSPFDDRPDEGLFGGCKTASCTKAEVINQVISDRWNSGAMKTDVINGIINNTTGNMSNTAAIATPVLTTKARPNAIAGLAGTGVNVLIGATDPGVAQGAHVLIQLRPERIQI from the coding sequence GTGGCCGGCAACCGCCTGACCGACTACAACGGCATCCGCTACGTTTATGATCCGCTGGGCAATCTGAGCGAACGCCACAACGACGCAACGGGCGAAAGCCAGTATTACCGCTACGATGCCGACAACCAACTGACCGAAGCGCGTATCGAACAAGAGGGAAGGCCGTCTGAACACTGGCACTACCGCTACGATGCCTTAGGCAGAAGGGTGAGCAAACAGAACGCCCGCAACCAAACGGAAACCCGTTTCCTATGGGAAGGCAGCCGCCTGCTACAGGAATACGGCGATAAAGCGACTTATACTTACGTTTATACCGAACAGGGAAGCTACGAACCGTTGGCACAAATCGTTCAGACGGCCAACCGGGACGGCAGCAAAGCCGACAGACAGATTCTGTACTACCACAACGACCAAATCGGCATTCCGCGCGAGATGACGGACGCGGAGGGCGATATTGTTTGGCGCGGAGAATACAGCGGTTGGGGCAAACTGAATAATGCAGAGAATGCGAACCTGAAAGAAGGCGTGCATCAGCCGTTCAGGTTGCAAAACCAGTATGCGGATAAAGAGACGGGGCTGCATTACAACTTCTTCCGTTATTATGATCCGCACTGTGGGCGGTTTACGCAGCAGGATCCGATTGGGTTGATGGGTGGGGAAAACTTATATCATTTTGCGCCAAATGCCCAGCGTTGGGCTGATATATTAGGATTAAGTCCGTTTGATGATAGACCTGATGAAGGTTTATTTGGAGGCTGCAAAACTGCAAGTTGTACAAAAGCGGAAGTGATCAATCAAGTTATTTCTGACCGCTGGAATAGCGGGGCTATGAAAACTGATGTAATAAATGGCATCATTAATAACACAACTGGCAATATGTCAAACACAGCAGCAATCGCTACTCCAGTCTTAACAACAAAAGCTCGACCAAATGCTATTGCAGGTCTTGCTGGTACTGGAGTAAATGTATTAATCGGAGCAACAGATCCAGGCGTAGCTCAAGGAGCACATGTTTTAATTCAATTGAGGCCTGAGCGGATTCAAATTTGA
- the hisG gene encoding ATP phosphoribosyltransferase produces MQDNSLTIALSKGRIFEETLPLLAAAGIVPAEAPEQSRKLIIETNHPEIRLVIVRASDVPTYVQYGAADFGIAGKDVLIEHGGEGLYQPLDLQIAKCRMMVAVPKGFDYAAASKPGCRLRVATKYPDIAAEHFAAKGVHVDIIKLYGSMELAPLVGLSDAIVDLVSTGGTLKANNLEAVEHIVDISSRLVVNKAALKTKYELIEPIIEAFAGVVANGK; encoded by the coding sequence ATGCAAGACAACAGCTTAACCATCGCCCTATCAAAAGGCAGAATCTTTGAGGAAACCCTGCCCCTTTTAGCAGCGGCGGGCATTGTTCCGGCCGAGGCGCCCGAACAATCCAGAAAGCTCATCATAGAAACCAACCATCCCGAAATCCGCCTGGTTATTGTAAGGGCAAGCGATGTGCCGACTTATGTGCAATACGGAGCGGCGGATTTTGGCATTGCCGGCAAAGACGTGTTGATAGAGCACGGCGGCGAAGGCCTTTACCAGCCGCTGGATCTGCAAATCGCCAAATGCCGCATGATGGTTGCGGTGCCCAAAGGCTTCGATTACGCGGCCGCATCAAAGCCGGGCTGCCGCTTGCGCGTTGCCACCAAATACCCCGATATTGCCGCGGAGCATTTTGCAGCAAAAGGGGTTCATGTAGATATTATTAAATTATACGGCTCAATGGAGCTTGCACCTCTTGTCGGCCTGAGCGATGCCATTGTGGATTTGGTTTCAACCGGCGGTACCTTAAAAGCAAACAATCTGGAAGCAGTAGAACATATCGTGGATATTTCCAGCCGGCTGGTTGTCAACAAGGCTGCGCTGAAAACCAAATACGAATTAATCGAACCGATCATAGAAGCTTTTGCAGGAGTAGTGGCAAACGGCAAATAA